A region of Allocoleopsis franciscana PCC 7113 DNA encodes the following proteins:
- a CDS encoding GNAT family N-acetyltransferase, with the protein MARADLFESKNTLYLAKLRVEVKWRRRGVGSAIVKHIIQEYNKNIYLR; encoded by the coding sequence ATAGCTAGGGCAGATTTATTTGAATCAAAAAATACATTATATCTTGCTAAATTAAGAGTAGAAGTAAAATGGCGTAGGAGAGGTGTAGGTTCAGCTATAGTCAAACATATTATTCAAGAATATAATAAAAACATTTATCTGAGATAA
- a CDS encoding SH3 domain-containing protein, whose protein sequence is MKKMSRWGKLIAFLALILLGLNIVGSLEAQAATVPDMTLASSLQETTTTSSLSSGNIQLAQLVGQCRAATRTIDIFTEPSVGNSSDIIKTLEPNQQVTLAGEGSAGWIQVSSPASGYVIARYLKSCGTNPPPTTSTCRRVTASSGLVIRSQPTSSSSQVGSVLVGTTVKVTGASSVDSTGRTWVEISTPRSGWVSSGFPSGNLSASFSCI, encoded by the coding sequence ATGAAAAAGATGAGCCGATGGGGCAAGTTAATCGCTTTTTTGGCGCTAATCTTGTTGGGATTGAACATCGTGGGTAGTCTAGAGGCACAGGCTGCAACTGTTCCTGACATGACTCTAGCCAGTTCCCTCCAAGAAACAACAACCACCTCGTCCCTAAGTTCAGGCAACATCCAATTGGCGCAACTTGTAGGGCAATGTCGTGCTGCAACCAGGACGATAGATATCTTTACAGAGCCTTCGGTTGGCAACAGCAGTGACATTATTAAAACCTTAGAACCCAATCAACAGGTGACGCTGGCAGGTGAGGGGAGCGCGGGTTGGATACAAGTGAGTTCTCCGGCAAGTGGATATGTCATCGCCAGATATCTCAAATCTTGTGGAACCAATCCTCCCCCTACGACAAGCACTTGTCGCCGAGTCACCGCTTCTTCAGGTTTGGTTATCCGTTCCCAACCAACATCTAGCTCCTCACAGGTTGGTTCAGTCTTGGTGGGAACCACGGTCAAGGTTACGGGAGCATCAAGCGTAGATAGTACCGGACGCACTTGGGTTGAAATCTCGACTCCAAGAAGTGGCTGGGTTTCCAGTGGCTTTCCGAGTGGGAATCTCAGCGCTTCATTTTCTTGTATCTAG
- a CDS encoding ankyrin repeat domain-containing protein — MWFFNRTPSVQTTAPSADIAYAQGVDVHAKDNKGLTALHRTNRKEVAELLIARGADVNAQDNEGATPLHRRDRREVAELLIANGADVNAQDNEGATPLHWTDSREVAELLIANWANVQAKDDRGATPLHRTTSKDIAELLIAKGANVNAQDNEGATPLHWTDSREIAELLIAKGTNILAKDKKGLTPLHYYSKS; from the coding sequence ATTTGGTTTTTCAACCGCACACCTTCAGTACAAACTACCGCACCTTCAGCAGACATTGCTTATGCTCAAGGGGTAGATGTTCATGCCAAGGACAATAAGGGTTTAACAGCACTGCATCGGACAAACCGTAAGGAAGTAGCCGAGCTGCTGATTGCTAGAGGGGCAGATGTCAACGCTCAGGATAATGAGGGCGCAACTCCACTGCATCGGAGAGATCGTAGGGAAGTCGCCGAGCTGTTGATTGCCAACGGGGCAGATGTCAATGCTCAGGATAATGAGGGTGCAACTCCACTGCACTGGACAGATAGCAGGGAAGTAGCCGAGCTGTTGATTGCGAACTGGGCAAATGTCCAAGCTAAGGACGACAGAGGTGCAACCCCCCTGCACCGGACGACTAGTAAAGATATCGCTGAGTTACTGATTGCCAAAGGAGCAAATGTCAACGCTCAGGATAATGAGGGTGCAACCCCACTGCACTGGACAGATAGCAGGGAAATAGCTGAGCTGTTGATTGCCAAAGGGACAAATATCCTAGCCAAGGATAAAAAGGGTTTAACTCCTCTGCACTATTACAGCAAGAGTTAG
- a CDS encoding gluconeogenesis factor YvcK family protein, with product MSSISVFKRALRTLQHESKGRTPQRVNRWFKWLAPGLLVKRWLLISASGVLLTSLGVAIWAKLTPIFYLLDLTSKVLEKIANFVPNYVSGPIAILFGLALIFWGQTRTVGSITEVLKPEGNKELVDVLMAHRRLNRGPKMVVVGGGTGLSSLLRGLKVYSANITAIVTVADDGGSSGRLRQEFGVLPPGDIRNCLAALADQEKLLTELFQYRFRAGNGLVGHSFGNLFLTAMSEITGDLERAIAASSQVLAVRGRVLPATLSDVCLWAQLEDGRRIEGESNITAANGKIIKIGCTPERPPALPAVLKAIHEADYIIIGPGSLYTSIIPNLLVPEIADAIAKTSVPRIYVCNIMTQPGETVGYTVSDHIRAIDEACGQPLFDAVLVHRKVPSAQSLINYAQVGSHPVFLDRDAVGKLGRRIVLSNVMDEDQDTNWVRHNPERLARVLLRWYSKAHS from the coding sequence ATGTCTTCAATCAGTGTTTTCAAACGAGCTCTACGCACCCTACAACACGAATCGAAAGGTCGAACCCCTCAGCGAGTTAACCGATGGTTTAAGTGGTTAGCGCCTGGATTATTGGTCAAACGTTGGTTACTCATCAGTGCCAGTGGTGTACTCTTGACCAGTCTGGGGGTAGCGATTTGGGCCAAGTTAACCCCTATTTTTTACTTGCTTGACCTCACCTCTAAGGTTTTGGAAAAGATTGCGAACTTTGTCCCCAATTATGTATCCGGTCCGATCGCGATTCTCTTTGGTCTAGCCCTAATTTTCTGGGGGCAAACTCGGACGGTTGGTTCGATTACGGAGGTGTTAAAACCAGAGGGCAATAAAGAACTGGTTGATGTTTTGATGGCTCATCGCCGACTCAACCGAGGACCCAAAATGGTTGTTGTGGGCGGTGGCACGGGTCTTTCTAGCTTACTCAGAGGATTGAAGGTTTACAGCGCCAATATCACAGCTATTGTGACTGTAGCGGATGATGGGGGTTCCAGTGGACGACTGCGGCAAGAGTTTGGGGTACTGCCACCTGGAGACATTCGCAACTGTTTGGCAGCTTTGGCTGATCAAGAAAAGTTGTTAACGGAACTGTTTCAATATCGTTTCCGGGCGGGGAATGGTTTGGTGGGTCACAGTTTTGGTAACTTGTTCTTGACGGCGATGAGTGAGATTACAGGGGACTTGGAGCGAGCGATCGCCGCCAGTTCTCAGGTTTTAGCCGTGCGAGGACGGGTACTGCCCGCAACTCTAAGTGATGTTTGCCTGTGGGCCCAATTGGAGGATGGGCGTCGGATTGAAGGGGAGTCGAATATTACCGCCGCTAACGGTAAAATCATCAAGATTGGTTGCACTCCCGAACGTCCGCCTGCATTACCTGCCGTACTTAAAGCCATTCACGAAGCGGATTACATTATTATTGGCCCTGGGAGTCTGTATACGAGTATTATTCCCAATTTGTTGGTACCTGAAATTGCTGATGCGATCGCCAAAACGTCTGTTCCCCGGATTTATGTTTGCAATATCATGACTCAGCCCGGGGAAACGGTAGGATATACGGTTAGCGACCATATTCGTGCGATTGATGAGGCTTGTGGTCAACCGCTGTTTGATGCGGTTTTGGTACATCGCAAAGTGCCCTCAGCCCAGTCTTTAATTAACTATGCTCAAGTTGGTTCTCATCCTGTGTTTCTGGATCGAGATGCGGTTGGGAAATTGGGGCGTCGCATTGTGTTATCCAACGTGATGGATGAAGATCAGGATACGAATTGGGTACGGCATAATCCCGAACGGCTAGCGCGAGTGTTGCTCCGATGGTATAGCAAAGCTCATAGTTAG
- the rimK gene encoding 30S ribosomal protein S6--L-glutamate ligase — MKIAILSQDASLYSTQRLKEAGEARGHDMRVVNYLRCYMNITSHKPTVMYQGKPLENFDAIIPRIGASKTFYGTAVVRQFEVMGVFTANESQAISRSRDKLRCLQILSREGIGLPVTGFAHSTQDIDGLIDIVGGTPLVIKLLEGAQGIGVVLAETHQAAKSVIEAFRDLDANILVQEFIKEAEGMDIRCFVIDNKVVASMKRQGAPGEFRSNLHRGGTAEPMKLTPEERSTAVRAAKAMGLRVAGVDLLRSNHGPVVMEVNSSPGLEGIEQSTRVDVAGKIIEYLEKNAANGKIRDSASRKADRIQY; from the coding sequence ATGAAGATAGCCATATTATCACAGGATGCTTCGCTTTATTCCACTCAACGCCTAAAGGAAGCTGGGGAAGCACGGGGACACGATATGCGGGTGGTTAATTACCTGCGCTGCTACATGAACATTACGTCTCATAAACCGACTGTGATGTATCAAGGAAAACCGTTAGAAAACTTTGATGCAATTATTCCGCGCATTGGAGCGTCAAAGACATTCTACGGTACAGCCGTGGTGCGACAGTTTGAAGTGATGGGTGTCTTCACCGCTAACGAATCTCAAGCCATTTCCCGTTCCCGTGATAAGCTGCGCTGTCTCCAGATTCTCTCCCGTGAAGGAATTGGTTTACCAGTCACTGGCTTTGCCCATTCAACCCAAGATATTGATGGCTTAATTGATATTGTGGGTGGAACTCCTCTTGTGATCAAACTACTTGAGGGGGCACAAGGAATTGGTGTAGTGTTGGCAGAAACTCATCAAGCTGCCAAGTCAGTGATTGAAGCCTTTCGCGACCTCGATGCGAATATTCTGGTGCAGGAGTTCATTAAAGAAGCCGAAGGTATGGATATTCGTTGTTTCGTGATTGACAACAAGGTAGTGGCTTCGATGAAACGGCAGGGCGCACCAGGGGAATTTCGCTCGAACCTGCACCGAGGTGGAACCGCTGAACCTATGAAGTTGACACCGGAGGAGCGTAGCACCGCCGTCCGAGCCGCCAAAGCCATGGGACTAAGAGTTGCAGGGGTAGATTTGCTGCGCTCCAATCACGGCCCAGTGGTGATGGAGGTGAATTCTTCACCAGGATTGGAAGGCATTGAGCAATCGACGAGGGTGGATGTGGCGGGAAAGATTATCGAATATTTGGAAAAAAATGCTGCCAACGGAAAAATCCGCGATAGTGCTTCGCGTAAAGCCGATCGCATCCAATATTAA
- a CDS encoding S1C family serine protease, with protein sequence MRLERFLLCAACVCLINPPAWSSVSVSPVLAQARNEEQTSIDVYRIASPTVVTISTGRGSGSGSIVSAEGLILTNEHVIRGTRGGRVSVSTSSGKRYTGQVIAADRRNDLALVRLNTTERFPTVRLSAPQNIQVGQRVFAIGSPFGLSGTLTTGILSRVSPNGDLQTDAALNPGNSGGPLLNSRGELIGVNKAILSPGGRGNTGIGFATSVVIARDFIEQNRNRSNPSTTAVAPSSSTPRLGVTLDARTLVILGVQPRSLAASLGLRPGDQLLAINGRRLRRLQDLQAFLDASPSSAILTIGRNRRLANVRVNF encoded by the coding sequence ATGAGACTTGAGCGCTTTTTACTGTGTGCGGCTTGTGTTTGTTTGATTAATCCTCCAGCCTGGAGTTCTGTATCGGTTTCCCCTGTTCTGGCTCAAGCTCGGAATGAAGAGCAAACCAGTATTGATGTTTATCGCATTGCTAGTCCTACAGTTGTAACGATTAGTACGGGTAGAGGTTCGGGTTCAGGTAGTATTGTTAGCGCAGAGGGGCTGATTTTAACCAATGAACATGTAATCAGGGGGACAAGAGGCGGTCGGGTGAGTGTGAGTACGTCTTCAGGAAAGCGCTATACCGGACAAGTGATTGCCGCCGATCGCAGAAATGATTTGGCGCTCGTGCGATTGAATACAACTGAACGCTTTCCTACGGTACGTTTATCCGCTCCTCAAAATATTCAAGTCGGTCAACGAGTCTTTGCGATCGGTAGTCCTTTTGGGTTGTCAGGAACGTTGACAACTGGTATCTTGAGCCGTGTGAGTCCCAATGGTGATTTACAAACGGATGCCGCACTCAATCCAGGGAATTCCGGTGGACCGTTACTCAACTCACGAGGTGAACTCATCGGTGTCAATAAAGCGATTCTGAGTCCCGGTGGACGAGGAAATACAGGGATTGGCTTTGCCACCAGTGTTGTCATTGCTAGAGATTTTATTGAACAAAACCGGAACAGAAGCAATCCCAGCACAACGGCTGTTGCTCCCTCATCCTCAACCCCTCGTTTGGGAGTGACGTTAGATGCCAGGACTTTGGTCATATTGGGTGTACAACCTAGGTCGTTGGCGGCGAGTTTAGGATTAAGACCGGGTGACCAACTGCTGGCGATTAATGGCCGTCGTCTCCGGAGACTTCAAGATTTACAAGCCTTCTTAGACGCTAGTCCCTCCTCAGCGATTCTGACAATAGGGCGAAATCGCCGTTTGGCTAATGTTCGGGTTAATTTTTAA
- a CDS encoding ATP-dependent zinc protease family protein → MEPNCDCDQGITVQNREKPVAISQQPLPVIGWREHLALPELGISEVKAKIDTGARSSALHVFDLEAFQDDGKMMVRFKVHPYQGNSDRTILAQAELIDQRDVRNSGGHTQLRPVIQTIVEIGQFAFPIELTLTNRDKMGFRMLLGRQAVRRRFLVDAGQSFLQSRTGSQKRQQA, encoded by the coding sequence ATGGAGCCTAACTGCGATTGCGATCAAGGAATCACAGTGCAAAACAGGGAAAAACCCGTTGCTATCTCCCAACAGCCGTTGCCAGTGATCGGCTGGCGGGAACACTTGGCGTTGCCTGAACTAGGAATTTCGGAAGTCAAAGCGAAAATTGACACCGGAGCACGCTCGTCTGCCTTACATGTGTTTGATCTCGAAGCATTCCAAGATGACGGGAAAATGATGGTTCGCTTCAAGGTGCATCCCTACCAGGGAAATAGCGATCGCACTATACTGGCTCAAGCTGAATTAATAGACCAGCGAGATGTTCGCAATTCAGGGGGTCATACCCAGTTGCGACCCGTGATCCAAACGATAGTAGAAATTGGTCAGTTCGCTTTTCCCATTGAACTGACTCTAACCAATCGGGATAAGATGGGTTTTCGGATGTTGCTGGGACGTCAGGCCGTGCGTCGGCGCTTTCTGGTAGATGCAGGTCAATCCTTCCTGCAAAGCCGGACTGGGAGTCAAAAACGCCAACAGGCTTAA
- a CDS encoding NB-ARC domain-containing protein, translating into MARPNYGPQAKQRTKRLLEALLAYANHELEDAERLKIQSNWNSEKSLIVKTKIRFLSELTALAPPGGKLNSEQIKEALHRLEDFLGILEDNRVKTQGADDWHFTLKLWYGRHDQQANLKRLEVEWERRREQKPKGEEREGTKADSRESTSAIQNLKSKIPNQIDWGEAPEVSSFYGRTEELHQLEQWIVHERCKLIALLGIGGIGKTTLAVMFTEQIQEQFECVVWRSLKSAPPIQTLLESLLQSLSQGKETLVSEDVHQSISQLLHYLRQRRCLVILDEFEAILSSHEGQTSPQLGQYQEGYEGYGELLRRVGGERHQSCILLTSREKPGEITGLEGETLPVHSHLLWGLQAKDAIDIFKERGFSGSENGLIQLIHLYGGNPLALKVIITMIQEICNGNISYFLQQNTLVLSDRLRTLLKQQVNRLSELEKEVVYWLAIERQPISLSRLREDLLLPPSQSRLLEALASLERRSLIEKVTPAPLEKMAEGGETLFTLQPLVMKYAIEEFIEQALDEIDAVLETQDFEPFKLLRNHSLIKPNSPSNPDSRGDRSIAPTQMVTRLKNGLQQMFRCDDNLIAEEISAILPLLRGKSAITVGYAGGNLLKLFEALGINSDAYDWQDIPMR; encoded by the coding sequence ATGGCGAGACCAAATTATGGCCCTCAAGCTAAACAGCGCACGAAACGCCTTTTGGAAGCCCTCCTGGCTTATGCCAATCATGAATTGGAGGATGCTGAGCGGCTCAAGATACAGAGCAACTGGAATTCAGAAAAAAGTCTGATTGTCAAGACCAAAATCAGATTTTTGTCAGAGCTAACAGCCTTAGCCCCACCTGGGGGTAAGTTAAATAGTGAGCAAATCAAGGAAGCCCTGCATCGCCTTGAGGATTTTTTGGGCATTCTGGAGGACAATCGCGTCAAGACACAAGGCGCAGATGACTGGCACTTTACCTTGAAGCTTTGGTATGGACGGCACGATCAACAAGCCAATTTAAAGCGGTTGGAGGTGGAGTGGGAGCGTCGTCGGGAGCAAAAGCCGAAAGGTGAGGAACGCGAGGGTACAAAAGCAGACTCTCGCGAGAGTACATCAGCCATCCAAAATCTAAAATCTAAAATCCCTAATCAAATTGATTGGGGAGAAGCGCCAGAAGTTTCAAGCTTCTATGGACGCACGGAAGAACTCCACCAGCTAGAACAATGGATTGTCCATGAGCGTTGCAAACTGATTGCCCTTTTGGGTATTGGGGGGATTGGTAAAACCACGTTGGCGGTGATGTTCACCGAACAGATTCAGGAGCAGTTCGAGTGTGTCGTTTGGCGCAGTCTCAAGTCAGCACCACCGATTCAAACCCTATTAGAGAGCTTGCTGCAATCTCTCTCACAGGGCAAAGAAACTCTTGTCTCTGAGGATGTTCACCAAAGTATCTCTCAGCTTCTGCATTACTTGCGGCAGCGCCGTTGTCTCGTGATTTTAGATGAGTTTGAGGCGATTCTGTCAAGTCACGAAGGGCAGACTTCCCCACAATTGGGACAATACCAGGAGGGATATGAGGGTTATGGGGAGTTACTACGGCGAGTTGGTGGCGAACGTCATCAAAGTTGTATCTTGCTCACCAGTCGCGAAAAACCCGGAGAAATTACTGGATTGGAGGGTGAAACCCTGCCTGTTCATTCACACCTACTGTGGGGTTTACAGGCTAAGGATGCTATCGATATTTTTAAGGAAAGAGGGTTTTCTGGTTCGGAGAATGGGCTAATTCAATTAATTCATCTTTATGGTGGCAATCCTTTAGCGTTGAAAGTGATTATCACCATGATTCAGGAGATTTGTAATGGTAATATCTCCTATTTTTTACAGCAAAATACTTTAGTTTTGAGCGATCGCCTGCGGACATTGCTCAAGCAACAAGTTAACCGTCTCTCGGAGTTGGAAAAGGAGGTGGTGTATTGGTTAGCCATTGAACGCCAACCCATTTCATTGTCTAGATTACGAGAGGATTTACTATTACCTCCGTCTCAATCTCGATTACTGGAGGCATTAGCCTCTTTGGAACGGCGCTCTCTGATTGAAAAGGTCACACCTGCACCCCTGGAGAAAATGGCAGAAGGGGGGGAGACATTGTTTACGTTGCAGCCATTGGTGATGAAGTATGCGATCGAGGAATTCATTGAACAAGCCCTCGATGAGATTGATGCTGTACTAGAGACGCAAGATTTTGAGCCATTCAAGCTTTTGAGGAATCATTCACTGATTAAGCCTAATTCGCCCAGTAATCCAGATAGTAGGGGCGATCGGTCGATCGCCCCTACCCAGATGGTGACACGATTAAAGAATGGTCTACAACAAATGTTTCGCTGTGATGATAATCTAATCGCGGAGGAAATCAGTGCAATTTTACCGTTGCTCAGAGGCAAATCAGCAATAACGGTGGGGTATGCAGGGGGTAATTTGTTAAAGCTGTTTGAGGCTTTAGGGATAAATTCGGATGCTTACGATTGGCAAGATATTCCGATGCGGTAA
- a CDS encoding protein kinase domain-containing protein — MNTETNQPVLGKFLNGRYKIVQVLSMGDFGHTYVAEDAWLSGTPQCVVKFFQPQGHHPKRGEICKRRFTSDAEALRKVGTHDQLPQFLDAFEDEHGFYLVRELIVGESLSVELPLDLYDNKRWSEVQCIKLLEDVLGLLEFVHRQGIIHGDIKPSNLIRRFSDGKLVLIDFGIAHSIPQSPVQPQIVAVHPAIAPVAIPPLGYIPAEQFSGQLCPSSDLYALGMIAIQALTGLDPLQLPINPSNGQIHWQKQAAVSDALACVLNSMVRYDFKSRYQSATDARTILKTLVIENPKTQELSDSSGSESVSGLAETDDLALCFHSVSRLPQSHVSPSSLKPQQPGDEQAKEKDKASNISQRWEYAREIAIACCPKLPPIMTGIGAGLATSNALAISFGLYSLLNTAPSNPALDLLERATQEYQAGNFEEALTLAKSIPTDSSVYQESVVTVQEWRSQWNKAATQFKVVEQALEEGRWRDVLEEARKAPDNAYWQYKLELLVEQAKPEVEAQAQHLLKQAYQLAAQKDFTGAITLIKQIPPETDTGSKIQPKLKEYTQKQQIKAERLLQQAYQQASERNFKSALNYLAQIPEETPSYETAQAKMVEYSRKQNFQEEVERQVRLTAKFPKLEMKLTKLAQSSKSSKGSSRLNPGNQLKEVAPKPALTKPVRR; from the coding sequence TTGAACACTGAGACAAACCAGCCTGTTTTGGGAAAGTTTCTCAACGGGCGTTACAAAATTGTTCAAGTTCTGAGTATGGGAGATTTTGGGCACACTTATGTTGCCGAAGATGCCTGGCTCAGCGGCACGCCTCAATGCGTGGTTAAGTTCTTTCAACCCCAAGGACACCATCCTAAACGAGGGGAAATTTGTAAGCGTCGATTCACTAGCGATGCAGAAGCGCTGAGAAAAGTAGGTACTCATGACCAGCTTCCGCAATTCTTAGATGCTTTTGAAGACGAACATGGATTCTACTTGGTGCGAGAGCTAATTGTCGGAGAATCCCTGAGTGTAGAACTGCCTCTTGATTTATATGATAACAAACGCTGGAGTGAAGTTCAGTGCATTAAACTCTTAGAGGACGTTTTGGGTCTTCTGGAATTTGTTCATCGTCAGGGAATCATTCACGGCGACATCAAACCCAGCAACCTGATCAGACGTTTCTCAGATGGCAAGCTGGTTTTGATTGACTTTGGCATTGCTCACTCGATTCCTCAGAGTCCAGTCCAGCCACAAATTGTTGCCGTTCATCCCGCTATTGCTCCTGTCGCAATTCCCCCCTTAGGCTACATCCCAGCAGAGCAATTTAGTGGTCAATTGTGCCCTAGCAGTGACCTTTATGCACTGGGTATGATTGCGATTCAGGCACTTACTGGGCTAGATCCCCTGCAATTACCCATTAATCCTAGTAATGGTCAGATCCACTGGCAAAAGCAAGCCGCCGTCAGTGATGCTCTCGCGTGCGTGCTCAACAGCATGGTGCGCTATGACTTCAAGTCCCGCTATCAGTCCGCCACAGATGCCCGAACCATACTCAAGACTCTGGTGATAGAAAATCCAAAGACTCAGGAGTTATCGGACTCATCAGGTTCTGAGTCAGTTTCCGGTTTAGCAGAAACGGACGATTTAGCGCTGTGTTTTCATAGTGTTTCCCGGTTACCCCAAAGCCATGTTTCCCCATCTTCTCTGAAGCCACAGCAGCCAGGAGATGAACAGGCAAAAGAAAAGGATAAAGCGAGTAACATTAGTCAAAGATGGGAGTATGCGCGTGAAATAGCGATCGCCTGCTGTCCTAAACTACCGCCCATTATGACCGGAATCGGAGCTGGGCTAGCCACCTCTAATGCTTTAGCCATTTCGTTTGGGCTTTATTCCCTACTCAATACGGCTCCGTCTAATCCCGCCCTCGATCTTTTAGAAAGAGCAACACAAGAATATCAAGCCGGGAATTTTGAGGAAGCCCTCACTTTAGCCAAATCAATTCCGACTGACAGTTCCGTTTATCAAGAGTCGGTGGTTACTGTCCAAGAGTGGCGCTCCCAATGGAACAAGGCAGCGACTCAATTCAAAGTGGTTGAACAAGCCTTGGAGGAGGGACGCTGGCGAGATGTACTCGAAGAAGCTCGCAAAGCTCCCGACAATGCCTATTGGCAATACAAGCTCGAACTTTTGGTTGAACAAGCCAAACCCGAAGTTGAGGCCCAAGCCCAACATTTATTAAAACAAGCTTACCAACTCGCTGCCCAAAAAGACTTTACAGGGGCGATTACCCTAATTAAACAAATTCCGCCAGAGACAGATACAGGCAGTAAAATTCAACCGAAGCTCAAGGAATATACCCAAAAGCAACAAATTAAAGCAGAACGCTTATTACAACAAGCTTATCAGCAGGCATCTGAAAGAAACTTCAAAAGTGCATTGAATTATTTAGCACAAATCCCAGAAGAAACACCGAGCTATGAAACGGCTCAAGCCAAGATGGTTGAGTATTCTCGCAAGCAGAATTTCCAGGAAGAAGTTGAGCGACAAGTTCGATTAACTGCTAAGTTTCCCAAATTAGAAATGAAGCTGACAAAGTTAGCTCAATCCTCTAAATCCTCGAAGGGATCTTCTCGCCTTAATCCTGGGAATCAGCTTAAAGAGGTGGCTCCTAAACCTGCGCTTACTAAGCCTGTGCGTCGATAG
- the ruvC gene encoding crossover junction endodeoxyribonuclease RuvC, giving the protein MEKRILGLDPGLAILGFGTILVKTAETVGARDAVTSLAVAANNCGNSQAKPLTESVQLLDFGVIQTPARTEMGTRLCTIYDDLHTLMEQWQPHLVAIEKLFFYRMSSTITVAQARGVLMLVLAQHDVPMVEFTPAQIKQALTGYGNADKYEVQQAVARELELDYIPKPDDAADALAVALTAWFHQS; this is encoded by the coding sequence ATGGAAAAGCGAATTTTGGGACTCGATCCAGGGCTAGCCATTCTAGGCTTTGGGACAATTCTTGTAAAGACAGCAGAAACCGTAGGAGCACGGGATGCGGTAACCTCCTTAGCGGTGGCAGCAAACAATTGTGGCAATTCACAAGCAAAACCGCTGACTGAATCGGTGCAGTTACTGGATTTTGGTGTCATCCAGACCCCTGCTCGAACTGAGATGGGAACGCGACTGTGTACGATTTATGACGACTTGCACACCCTGATGGAACAGTGGCAACCTCATCTCGTGGCAATTGAAAAACTCTTCTTCTACCGGATGAGTAGCACAATTACTGTAGCTCAGGCGCGGGGCGTTTTGATGTTGGTGTTGGCACAGCATGATGTCCCCATGGTAGAGTTTACACCGGCTCAAATTAAGCAAGCCTTGACGGGCTATGGCAATGCCGACAAATATGAGGTGCAGCAAGCTGTAGCACGGGAGTTAGAGTTAGACTATATTCCCAAACCAGATGATGCCGCAGATGCCTTAGCTGTTGCTTTAACCGCTTGGTTTCATCAGTCTTAG
- the tsaE gene encoding tRNA (adenosine(37)-N6)-threonylcarbamoyltransferase complex ATPase subunit type 1 TsaE, which translates to MTTLFLTDAEATRSLGVRLGNCLPAGSVILLEGDLGAGKTTLVQGIGEGLGIEDAIVSPTFTLINEYPEGRIPLYHLDLYRLEPSEVEVLNLESYWEGAEFPLGIVAIEWAERLPYKPQSYLYLRLSYSPESGRQAELVSVGNFDWGALAQDLGQAKDLPLQPETMRDLEA; encoded by the coding sequence ATGACTACGCTCTTTCTGACTGATGCTGAAGCCACGCGATCGCTAGGAGTTCGATTAGGGAATTGTCTCCCGGCTGGCAGTGTGATTTTGTTAGAGGGCGATTTAGGGGCAGGTAAAACGACTTTAGTTCAAGGAATTGGGGAAGGCTTGGGGATTGAAGATGCGATCGTTAGCCCTACGTTTACCCTAATTAATGAGTATCCAGAAGGACGTATCCCTTTGTATCACCTAGATTTATACCGATTGGAACCGTCAGAAGTCGAAGTGTTGAATCTGGAAAGTTATTGGGAGGGGGCTGAGTTTCCGTTGGGAATTGTTGCGATCGAGTGGGCAGAACGGTTGCCTTATAAACCTCAAAGTTATCTATACTTGCGTCTGTCTTATTCCCCAGAGAGTGGGCGTCAAGCTGAACTTGTTTCAGTGGGTAATTTTGATTGGGGCGCTTTAGCACAAGACCTAGGACAGGCAAAAGACTTGCCCCTACAGCCGGAGACAATGAGGGATTTGGAGGCGTAA